Genomic segment of Lemur catta isolate mLemCat1 chromosome 2, mLemCat1.pri, whole genome shotgun sequence:
TGTGCCCTCTATACCATGTGGGGTGCCCCCTTCCATCCGGTGACTTCAGTGCCCAGCTATGCGGGGGGAGGGACCGGGGTCGGGCCCAGTGCCCAGCAGTGAGTCACCCGCCGGCAGCAGGGGGGTTGTGGGGACCTGACCCCCCCAGCGTCCCGCGGTAGCCCCCCCCCCAGGGCTGCCTTGTCCGGGTCGGGCCGTGCGGTCACCTGTGAGGAATGCGGGGGGAGGGCGCCGGTGACTCACGTTATTCGAGCTCGCGGACCCTGACCTCAGACCCCAGAATAGCCTGGCCCGCCCCCAGTCTCTGACCAGcggccccctccccaggcaccgCCCCCTGCTCTCGTGGCAGCTCCTGGAGCGCGGACCTCGACAAGTGCATGGACTGCGCGTCGTGCCCGGCGCGACCACACAGCGATTTCTGCCTGGGCTGTGAGTGGGGGGCGCGGCCGGTGGGGAGTGGACCTCATTCCGGGGAGAGGGTTGTTGGTGCGGAGACGGGGCGCAGGCCTTGGGATCTGAGAAAGTAATATGGAGGGAGGcgggagtggggaaggggctcTGATCAGGGTGGGGGCCACCGCGGAGGGAAGGCTTGAAGCGCAGTTCTAGGGGGCGGGGCTAGTCCAGAGAGGGGCGAGGTGTGACTTAGGGTCCCATTCTCAGGCGCTGCTGCACCTCCTGCCCACTTCCGGCTGCTTTGGCCCATCCTGGGGGGCGCCCTGAGCCTGGCCCTCGTGCTGGGGTTGCTTTCTGGCTTCCTGGTCTGGAGACGGTGCCGCAGGAGAGAGAAGTTTACCAGTAAGTGTGCCCCGGCCTGCCTGCCCCCATCACTCCTCCACATTCACCTTTCCCCTGCTCATGAACGACCCCACCTCTTATCTTGCAGCCCCCATAGAGGAGACTGGCGGAGAGGGCTGTCCAGCCGTGGCGCTGATCCAGTGACAGTGAGCGCCCCCTGCCAGCCGGGGcgtcacccattcattcattcattctagaGCCAGCCCATGCCTCCCAGACATAGCTGGAGCCATGCTCCTCCAGCCACAAGGGGGGATGGGGGGATGACCTCTGAGGCCTGGGCCCAGGGTTCAGGGGAGCCTTCCAAGGTGTCTGATTGCGCTGTCTGTGGCTCCAGGACAGAAAAGGAGCCTCATGCTAACACAAAACGGCTGACACAGATTAAGGAACTGCAGCATTTGCACAAGGGGGCATCCCCCTTCCCTGATGGCCTGGGGGCCAGGCTGACTTGAGGGGCAGACACAACACTAGGCCCCCCTCACTCAGATGTACTGAAATTCCACCACGGGGTTCTCAGCCTGGGAGGGTTAGAGACCTGTTCTTAACACTAGGGGGCTGGCCCTCTAGGAGGGCTGGCCCTAAGATGCAGacccccccccaaccccaaaGTGGGGAGGAGATATTTATTTGGGGGAGAAattttggaggggagggagaatttattaataaagaaatctTTAACTTTAAATGGTTTGGAGAGTGGCATGATCCCAGCTTGACTCCCcagagctggagggagggagtgagTCAGTCAGTcgcgggggcgggggcgaggcTGTGACTCACACATTCTCAATGCCTGGAGCCCAGCCTGCCAGGACCTGGCTGGCCTTAACCGTTTTCCAGGGAAGATCTTGAGGAGAAATTCTGCCCTTCCCGCCCTCCCCAAAGTCCCCAGGTTCCAGACTAAAGCTTTCTTTTGCTTATCAATCTTTATTCAGTTCTCCTAGGGGCGGttgcctcccttcccttcccgtgctcctgcccctcccatccCAGCACTCCACTGGGCTCAGTGTCCTGTGTTGGGGGAAGGTCCTGGTACCCAGATGCCTGGTCTGGAGAATAGGCAAGCACCTTGTCCCTTCATGGGGGTCACTGGTCTCTTCTCTtgtggggaaggtgggaggggcacTGCCCACCAGCACTCAGAGCTCCATTGTATCCCCAGCTGGGGTTGCAGGGTAGTGGGGCGCAGGGGTGTCCCCCAGCCTCAGCAGCCGGAGGGCCTCCGGAATGAGGCTCCCAGGGTAGCGCCAAAGAAGCAGCTCAGAGCAAGAACTCCTGAAAGAAGATATGACAGTCAGGGCATGCGGCTGAGGCTGGCCTGGCTGAGCCAACTCCCAAGTCCAGGTTCCCAGAGGCTCCTGGGTTCCCAGCACTTTCCAAGGAGCCAAGATGGGAAATAACACAGAGGTCAGCTAGAAGCTAAAAATAGCACGATGAGGCAGAGCCTGGAAGTTGGCTCTGAGGACTGGGTGTGATCCTCTAGAAGGCCTAGCCAAGGGGGTTGCCTACCtgagtgggggcagggctgggggtaaGGCCAAGTGGGGAGTGCAGTAGGGGTGGTCATTGTGCAGGCTGAGTCGTGAGAAGTGGGTGGCCATGTTCTCCTCAGACAGGAACTGCTTGCGCAGGGGCTCTCTGGGGAGAAACGGAGAAAGACAGGCTGGGATATTGAGAGGGGAGCAGCCTGATGAGGACCAGAGGTGACAGAGATCTTGTTGGgagtccctccctgcccccaaactCACTGCTCCTCCTCCAGGCGCCGCTTGGTGCTCATGGGCACAGCTCCTCGGAGAGGGGAGCTGGGAAAAAAAGAGAGCCAGGTGCACCCCACCCTCTTGGCCCCTTCCCGAGGATCTGCCCGCCTGAGCCTGCAGCGTCAGCCAGGAGTCCCTAGCCTATCCCTGTCTCAGCTGACGCCTAAGTCACCCGCCTCTCCGAGGCCATCCAGCAGCCTACAACGGAAGTCTGGACCGTGAGCCCTTGCTCCAACCCCATCTCAGCTCATGCCTAAGCCCCGCCGATTCCCCTCACCCCGTGTCATCCTGCAGACCAACCTGAGTCCCAGCCCAAGCTCCTGCGCCCCGTGTTCAGGCCCACCCAGGTCCCCCGCACGCACCTGGCGTCCAGGCCCCGGGTCGCCCCCAAGGCGGCCCGCGAGTGGCGCTGGGCCCGACCCTGGGGGCCTCGCTCCGAGGGCTGCTGTAAGATCATTGAGGTTCAGGGTCCTGCAGGCGGGATCCGGGCTACAGGGGCGGAGTCTCCGAGGGCGTGGTCCAGCGCGAGGGGGCGTGGCTTTAGGCGCTCACGGCGGTGACGAGGTTCCGCGCAGGCGCGGGAGACGGGCAGCACGCGGCTGGAAGGCGGGTCTGTtcggcggggtgggggaggggatctGGCTTAGCTGGGCTGCGGGGGGCGCCGCTTCTTAGTGTCAGGGGGCTTCGCGGCGCTCACCTCGGCTCCTGGGGCTCGGGGTGGTACGTAGCGGCCGCCTTCGCGCCGGGCCGGCCGGCAGTGCAGAGGTTGCGGGGCGCCGCGGAGAGGAAACGTTCGCGGAGACGTCGGGACCCGTGAGGCCGCGTCGCGCGCGGAGCACGCTGGGACTTGTAGTTCTCGGGATGGAGCGAGCGGTGCCTGTCCCCTTGCCGCTGGGCCAGGTGAGCCGGCTGTGGTGCGCGGTGCCTTCTGGAGTTTGTAGTCCATGCCCGGCTCGTGCCCTGCACCCTGTTTTGCGTGGGCTGTTTGTGGGACTCGGACTTGACTCGGGGGCAAGAGAGTAACCCAGAAGTGCCTCAGGAGCCTAACATCGAAGTCAGAGGGTAGGGATTGGAAGTCAGTGCGTTTTTCTGTGTTGGGGTAATAGAGCCACTTTTAAAACACTTTCTCCGTGGCAGCCCTACGCAAAGCTCTTTATATACATTAGCTCATCTAATCGTGACAGAATCTCCTGTGAGCTCCACTTGACAGTGAGAGGCTGGGTGCTTGTTTAGAGGTCACCATGTGTCACACCTCCACTCTCCCCTTCTCACCTCTTCTTGGAGCCACTCATGGAGCTGCATGGGCAGGTGCCGGCTTGGTGGGTCGCCTCGAAAGATGGATGAGACGTCTGGGCAGCgggaggccaggctggcagcAGGGGAAGCGGGGAGCAGAGGTTTCAGACGTCTCCGGCAGGCCTCACCCAATCTCTCCCTGCAGGCAGAAGTGTTTCAGGCCCTGCAGCGGCTGCACATGACCATCTTCTCCCAGAGCGTCTCGCCCTGTGGGAAGTTCCTGGCGGCTGGCAATAATTATGGGCAGATCGCCATCTTCAGGTACCCTCAGCCCCTGTTCCCCACCACCCGTTAGCCGTGGTACTTGGCCCTCCCGGGACTGAAGCCCCTTGCTTTTGACTCCCGGCCACCCCCTTCTCTCTAGCTTGTCTGCCGCTTTGAGCTCGGAAGCCAAAGAGGAGAGTAAGAAGCCCGTGGTGACTTTCCAAGGTGGGTATAACCATTCAGTCTGGCTTAGGGGACTTTGGGGTAGAGGAGGGAGCAGGATGAGCTCACTCAAGTTCttcatttcccttttccctttagCCCATGATGGGCCCGTCTACAGCATGGTCTCCACCGATCGACATCTGCTCAGTGCTGGGGACGGGGAGGTGAAGGCCTGGCTCTGGGTGGAGGTCCTCAAGAAGGTGAGGAGTCGAGTAGGGAAGGGCTGGGCTGCCTCGCCCCAGAGAGCCTTTGAGCTCACCCAGTGTTTCCCCTGTGAAGGGCTGTAAGGAACTGTGGCATCGCCAGCCCCCATACAGGTGAGCCAGGGCTGGGTGGGTAGAGAGCACGTGGGTGAAGGCACTCACTGACGCTGACCCTGCCTTTCCTCCCACAGGACCAGCTTGGAAGTGCCTGAGATCAATGCTTTGCTGCTGGTCCCCAAGGTCTAAGCCCTTTGTGACTATTCTTGACCCAAACTTTGCTTCTTCACCCTCTTCCTGTCCTGATTGGACATGGACATGGTCTTACCCTGCCTTCCTCTGCAGGAGAATTCCCTCATCCTGGCTGGGGGAGACTGTCAGTTGCACACTATGGACCTTGAAACTGGGACTTTCACAGTGAGCAGGGCCTTGGAGCTGGCAGCAGGtccagggtggggggaggcactCTTCCTAGGTCTCCTGACACTGCCCCCTCCCTGCAGCGGGCCCTCCGGGGCCACACAGACTACATCCATTGCCTGGCACTGCGGGAACGGAGCCCTGAGGTGCTATCAGGTGGCGAGGACGGGGCTGTGCGACTCTGGGGTAAGGGGGAAGCTGGTTGGAGGGCAAGATGGCAgtgagggaggctggggcaagtGGGGCACCTCTCATGGTTCTTCCCTTGCAGACCTCCGCACAGCCAAGGAGGTCCAGACGATCGAGGTCTATAAGCATGAGGTGAGAGCATGACCCATACTCGTTCTCCCTCGTCAGTGTCCCCTGGGTcttcacctcctccctccccctcctagGAATGCTCGAGACCCCACAATGGGCGCTGGATTGGATGCTTAGCAACTGACTCAGACTGGATGGTGAGCTGGGCAGAGTGTAGGACGGGGTGGCAGCTCTGGGGCCTGTCAGCTGCAGGCCTGTGACT
This window contains:
- the THOC6 gene encoding THO complex subunit 6 homolog isoform X1; translated protein: MERAVPVPLPLGQAEVFQALQRLHMTIFSQSVSPCGKFLAAGNNYGQIAIFSLSAALSSEAKEESKKPVVTFQAHDGPVYSMVSTDRHLLSAGDGEVKAWLWVEVLKKGCKELWHRQPPYRTSLEVPEINALLLVPKENSLILAGGDCQLHTMDLETGTFTRALRGHTDYIHCLALRERSPEVLSGGEDGAVRLWDLRTAKEVQTIEVYKHEECSRPHNGRWIGCLATDSDWMVCGGGPALTLWHLRSSTPTTIFPMRAPQKHVTFYQDLILSAGQGRCVNQWQLSGELKAQVPGSSPGLLSLSLNQQPAAPECKVLTAAGNSCRVDVFTNLGYRAFSLSF
- the THOC6 gene encoding THO complex subunit 6 homolog isoform X2; amino-acid sequence: MERAVPVPLPLGQAEVFQALQRLHMTIFSQSVSPCGKFLAAGNNYGQIAIFSLSAALSSEAKEESKKPVVTFQAHDGPVYSMVSTDRHLLSAGDGEVKAWLWVEVLKKGCKELWHRQPPYRTSLEVPEINALLLVPKENSLILAGGDCQLHTMDLETGTFTRALRGHTDYIHCLALRERSPEVLSGGEDGAVRLWDLRTAKEVQTIEVYKHEECSRPHNGRWIGCLATDSDWMVCGGGPALTLWHLRSSTPTTIFPMRAPQKHVTFYQDLVLTAAGNSCRVDVFTNLGYRAFSLSF
- the TNFRSF12A gene encoding tumor necrosis factor receptor superfamily member 12A, which gives rise to MARGSLSLRLLVLGLGLALLRAVAGEQAPGTAPCSRGSSWSADLDKCMDCASCPARPHSDFCLGCAAAPPAHFRLLWPILGGALSLALVLGLLSGFLVWRRCRRREKFTTPIEETGGEGCPAVALIQ
- the HCFC1R1 gene encoding host cell factor C1 regulator 1 isoform X1, yielding MILQQPSERGPQGRAQRHSRAALGATRGLDASSPLRGAVPMSTKRRLEEEQEPLRKQFLSEENMATHFSRLSLHNDHPYCTPHLALPPALPPLRSSCSELLLWRYPGSLIPEALRLLRLGDTPAPHYPATPAGDTMEL
- the HCFC1R1 gene encoding host cell factor C1 regulator 1 isoform X2; its protein translation is MILQQPSERGPQGRAQRHSRAALGATRGLDAREPLRKQFLSEENMATHFSRLSLHNDHPYCTPHLALPPALPPLRSSCSELLLWRYPGSLIPEALRLLRLGDTPAPHYPATPAGDTMEL